TGTCGGGGGCGGGCGCCTTCCTGCTCTTCGTCGAGGACATCGCGACGTGGGTGATCCACCCGTGCCTGTAACCGCCGACCCGCTGCCCCTGCTCGGCGTCGCCCTCGCCGGCGGCGCGTACGCGCGCGGGACCGTGCGCCTCTGGCAGCAGGTCGGTCGCGGCCGGGTCGTGCGCCGCGGTCACGCCGTCGCGTGGGCCCTCGCCAGTCTGGCGCTGCTGGCCGCGTTCGCCGGCCCGGTCGAGGCGCTGTCGGGCCGCGTGCTCACCGCCCACATGGTCCAGCACCTCCTGCTCACCCTCGTCGCCGCGCCGCTCCTCGCGCTGTCCGCGCCGACCCTGCCGCTTCTCGCCGGCGTTCCGCACCCGCTGCGGCGGCCGGCGGCCCGTGCGCACGCCCGCCTGCGGGCGCTTCGGTCGTGGACCGCGCACGGGGTGTGGCCGTTCGCGGTCGTCGGCGTCTACGCGGTGACGGCCTGCCTGTGGCACCTGCCGGGGCCGTACCAGGCGGCCGTCGCC
This region of Egibacteraceae bacterium genomic DNA includes:
- a CDS encoding cytochrome c oxidase assembly protein translates to MGDPPVPVTADPLPLLGVALAGGAYARGTVRLWQQVGRGRVVRRGHAVAWALASLALLAAFAGPVEALSGRVLTAHMVQHLLLTLVAAPLLALSAPTLPLLAGVPHPLRRPAARAHARLRALRSWTAHGVWPFAVVGVYAVTACLWHLPGPYQAAVANDLVHAAEHASMLGAAVLLWWTVLQSGRRSAFGYGTGIAVVFLTALQHAALGGLLTLAPTPLYPAYGAGPAPGGMTPLADQQLAGTLMWAPSKILHGVVVVILVVAWLRDVDARSRRREAELSRGA